A genomic segment from Thermococcus sp. LS1 encodes:
- a CDS encoding tetratricopeptide repeat protein — MVLVAEAVELYLSKGDYKGALRSALGIENPIKRLVALTEILTAFPRDEVLANMLDTFESISATPERALAYSLLGRALYTLDRDRDGEVYFEKAIELANSIDSPRIRGEALAGIARNLVLSDRYKDALRLFREAVELLQASRGLSSAATSSLIRIARLIEKSADEIPNQIAIEFYELARDVYTSIFFKLQAKHLEDKIELIRDVLKRGKAAVEELLEKGEVELAIEMMRFLPLESRAISMLELAYWLFLHEQPRLGRRVFDDALEIVFVGKFRPTDAELERIARRFLRIGFLEEPLIIAGVIRDDKKASELLGEVALAYARWGDEAKARSIAEGIRDESIKNRVLKALEGEEDVGHEQGLPLTGGGEERGAVPEDD; from the coding sequence GTGGTTCTCGTGGCGGAGGCGGTGGAGCTTTACCTATCAAAGGGAGATTACAAGGGTGCCCTCAGAAGCGCCCTGGGGATAGAGAATCCAATAAAGAGGCTTGTTGCCCTAACCGAGATTCTAACAGCCTTCCCGAGGGATGAGGTTCTCGCAAACATGCTCGACACCTTCGAGTCTATAAGCGCCACCCCGGAGAGGGCGCTGGCATACTCCCTTTTGGGAAGGGCACTGTACACACTTGATAGGGATCGCGATGGAGAGGTATACTTTGAAAAGGCCATCGAGCTGGCAAACTCTATAGACTCCCCGAGGATACGGGGAGAGGCTCTAGCGGGGATAGCGAGAAACCTCGTTCTCTCCGATAGGTATAAAGACGCGCTCAGACTCTTCAGGGAAGCGGTTGAGCTCCTCCAGGCCTCAAGGGGGCTCTCCTCCGCCGCGACTTCTTCCCTGATAAGAATAGCGAGGCTCATAGAGAAGAGCGCGGACGAGATTCCAAACCAGATAGCCATTGAATTCTACGAGCTGGCGAGGGACGTTTACACGTCGATATTCTTCAAGCTCCAGGCCAAGCACCTGGAGGACAAAATAGAGCTGATAAGGGACGTCCTCAAGCGGGGTAAGGCTGCAGTTGAGGAGCTCCTTGAGAAGGGTGAAGTCGAGCTGGCGATAGAAATGATGCGCTTCCTCCCGCTGGAGAGCCGGGCCATTTCGATGCTCGAGCTTGCCTACTGGCTCTTCCTCCACGAGCAGCCGAGACTCGGGAGGAGGGTCTTCGACGACGCCCTTGAAATAGTCTTCGTGGGCAAGTTCAGACCGACAGACGCCGAGCTGGAGCGCATCGCAAGGAGGTTCCTTCGCATAGGCTTCCTCGAGGAGCCGCTGATAATCGCGGGGGTTATCCGAGACGATAAAAAGGCCTCGGAGCTCCTCGGCGAGGTTGCGCTCGCCTACGCACGCTGGGGAGACGAAGCGAAGGCCCGCTCTATAGCCGAGGGAATAAGGGACGAAAGCATTAAGAACCGCGTTCTGAAAGCTCTGGAGGGTGAAGAAGATGTGGGACACGAGCAAGGACTACCGCTTACTGGTGGCGGAGAAGAGCGTGGAGCTGTTCCTGAAGACGATTGA
- a CDS encoding bifunctional oligoribonuclease/PAP phosphatase NrnA — MKGKIKLKRFLQSSRDKSFLLLCHHNADPDSLGSAIAFALYLKSTGIEDVRIGVAQSISSYTKRLLTLSPVPIEKDPQVREDVVVIFDTSSIEQLEPIEIPKDKFIIVIDHHAEKENPIRANIMIVDSSRTSTAEIVWELFKYLGFYDETSAKALLAGIVTDTATFRYSNAKTFKTVSEILERFPIQMGEIFQLVAPVSDENIDQAKRMAVLKACQRLEIRKFRKYIIAVSKVSAYESLACKTFIQLGADIAIVGSEKKGVRISARAKESLVKKGLHLGKIMEKVGPIIEGSGGGHAGAAGANGKANLDEGIKLILKEIEKFLRNLEG, encoded by the coding sequence ATGAAGGGAAAGATCAAGCTTAAGCGCTTCCTGCAGAGCTCAAGGGACAAGTCCTTCCTCCTGCTCTGCCACCACAACGCTGACCCGGACTCCCTCGGCTCGGCGATAGCCTTCGCCCTCTACCTTAAATCCACTGGAATAGAGGATGTCAGAATCGGCGTGGCTCAAAGCATATCCTCCTACACCAAAAGGCTTCTGACTCTTTCTCCCGTTCCCATCGAGAAGGATCCACAGGTTCGCGAGGACGTCGTGGTGATATTTGACACGTCCTCGATTGAGCAGCTCGAACCTATTGAAATTCCCAAGGACAAGTTCATAATCGTGATAGACCACCACGCCGAGAAAGAGAATCCGATAAGGGCCAATATAATGATTGTTGATTCCTCAAGAACTTCGACCGCTGAAATCGTCTGGGAGCTGTTTAAATATCTCGGCTTTTATGACGAGACCTCAGCTAAGGCTCTCTTGGCGGGAATAGTCACCGACACAGCGACATTCCGATATTCCAATGCTAAAACCTTCAAAACCGTGAGCGAGATTCTGGAGAGGTTCCCAATTCAGATGGGAGAGATATTCCAGCTTGTTGCCCCGGTTAGCGATGAGAACATTGACCAGGCCAAGAGGATGGCCGTGTTAAAGGCCTGTCAGAGGCTGGAGATAAGGAAATTCCGGAAGTATATAATCGCCGTCTCCAAGGTTTCGGCCTACGAGTCCCTGGCATGCAAGACATTCATCCAGCTTGGCGCGGATATAGCAATAGTTGGAAGCGAGAAGAAGGGCGTTAGAATTTCTGCGAGGGCGAAGGAGAGCCTCGTGAAGAAGGGCCTGCACCTAGGTAAGATCATGGAAAAAGTCGGGCCGATTATAGAGGGCTCCGGTGGCGGTCACGCCGGGGCCGCGGGAGCCAACGGCAAAGCCAACCTCGATGAGGGGATTAAGCTGATTTTGAAAGAAATAGAGAAATTTTTGAGAAATCTGGAGGGTTGA
- a CDS encoding DUF3194 domain-containing protein yields MDEGSSGKRVIHIGLPELNEEQLIEIGELAQETIIDYVFDHLTRSEVKDIEVTMRINRDETLDLEIEVYLEVPIFVKVDVDKLIDEAVERAYEVVERKLREIANEGKDQA; encoded by the coding sequence ATGGACGAGGGAAGCAGCGGAAAGAGGGTTATCCACATAGGTCTTCCAGAGCTGAACGAGGAACAGCTCATCGAGATAGGCGAACTGGCCCAGGAGACGATAATAGACTACGTCTTCGACCACCTCACGAGGAGCGAGGTCAAGGACATTGAGGTTACGATGAGGATAAACAGAGATGAGACCCTCGATCTTGAGATTGAGGTTTATCTGGAGGTTCCAATCTTCGTCAAGGTGGACGTTGATAAGCTCATCGACGAGGCCGTCGAGAGGGCCTACGAAGTTGTTGAGAGGAAGCTGAGGGAGATAGCCAATGAAGGGAAAGATCAAGCTTAA
- a CDS encoding prefoldin subunit beta: MQNIPPQVQAMLGQLESYQQQLQLVIQQKQKVQLELTEAKKALEEIEKVEDGTVIYKTVGTLIVKTDKAKALEELKEKVETLEVRLNALERQEKKLNEKLKELTQKIQAALRPTAG, from the coding sequence ATGCAGAACATTCCGCCGCAGGTTCAGGCTATGTTGGGACAGCTTGAGAGCTACCAGCAGCAGCTCCAGCTCGTCATCCAGCAGAAGCAGAAGGTCCAGCTCGAGCTCACCGAGGCAAAGAAGGCTCTGGAGGAAATCGAGAAGGTTGAGGATGGAACCGTCATCTACAAGACCGTTGGAACGCTCATCGTTAAGACCGACAAGGCCAAGGCCCTCGAGGAACTGAAGGAGAAAGTTGAGACCCTCGAAGTTAGGCTCAACGCCCTCGAGAGGCAAGAGAAGAAGCTCAACGAGAAGCTCAAGGAGCTCACCCAGAAAATACAGGCCGCTCTAAGGCCTACCGCCGGCTGA
- the pcc1 gene encoding KEOPS complex subunit Pcc1, with translation MGLQGGAGNKEEAWPIEGVIELELPDEETARVVYESVLYEHESVPYRRSRIDFLLEGNRLIIRFLAKDNSALRGTLNSYLRWIKVAMDSLEV, from the coding sequence ATGGGACTACAAGGAGGCGCTGGGAATAAGGAAGAGGCCTGGCCAATCGAGGGAGTGATTGAACTGGAACTCCCCGACGAGGAGACGGCCAGAGTAGTTTATGAGAGTGTCCTTTACGAGCACGAGAGCGTCCCCTACAGGAGGAGCAGGATCGATTTCCTCCTCGAAGGAAACAGGCTGATAATCAGGTTTCTGGCGAAGGACAACTCCGCCCTGAGGGGAACCCTCAACTCCTACCTCCGCTGGATTAAGGTCGCTATGGATTCTCTGGAAGTTTAG
- a CDS encoding ribosomal biogenesis protein: MMLITTSHRPTRRTRSFGHDLERVFPNSLYLTRGKKTIQDLLMEAYDRNYERLLIVNVWKGNPLKMTFIKVDPDDWGYLGYLYLHGIKLQREIGFRNIRPIREEMPFIVTTAKRVGLDHVAFAQAFAELTGGKFVPRKERSLLGIADRYNTDVLGVIERHPRGMAVNFYRLDVSKERAVGPLISVKIWIMEDGRRWDYKEALGIRKRPGQSRE; this comes from the coding sequence ATGATGCTGATAACGACTTCACACAGACCCACCAGGAGGACGAGGAGCTTCGGGCACGACCTGGAGAGGGTGTTCCCCAACTCCCTCTACCTGACGAGGGGTAAGAAGACCATCCAAGACCTTCTCATGGAGGCCTACGACAGGAACTACGAGAGGCTTCTCATTGTCAACGTCTGGAAAGGCAACCCGTTAAAGATGACCTTCATCAAGGTCGACCCCGACGACTGGGGCTACCTCGGCTACCTCTACCTCCACGGCATAAAGCTCCAGCGCGAGATAGGCTTCAGAAACATAAGGCCCATACGCGAGGAGATGCCCTTCATCGTCACCACCGCCAAACGCGTCGGCCTCGATCACGTCGCCTTCGCGCAGGCCTTCGCTGAGCTGACCGGCGGGAAGTTCGTTCCCAGAAAGGAGCGCTCCCTTCTAGGTATAGCTGACAGATACAATACAGACGTTCTCGGCGTCATCGAGAGACACCCGCGCGGAATGGCGGTCAACTTCTACCGCCTCGACGTATCCAAGGAGAGGGCCGTCGGCCCGCTCATAAGCGTCAAGATATGGATAATGGAGGACGGCAGGAGATGGGACTACAAGGAGGCGCTGGGAATAAGGAAGAGGCCTGGCCAATCGAGGGAGTGA
- a CDS encoding DNA-directed RNA polymerase subunit P, with product MVMAVYRCAKCGKEVELDLENTREVRCPYCGSKILYKPRPRVARRVKAI from the coding sequence ATGGTGATGGCCGTTTACCGCTGTGCGAAATGCGGAAAGGAGGTCGAGCTCGACCTCGAGAACACCAGAGAGGTTCGCTGCCCCTACTGCGGCAGCAAGATACTCTACAAGCCCAGGCCCAGGGTGGCCAGGCGCGTAAAGGCAATCTGA
- a CDS encoding 50S ribosomal protein L37ae, producing the protein MGRTTKVGSAGRFGPRYGLKIRRRVAAVEAKMKQKHVCPVCGRKAVRRISTGIWQCQKCGATFAGGAYLPVTPAGKVAKRVTSSKA; encoded by the coding sequence ATGGGAAGGACTACTAAGGTCGGTTCAGCCGGAAGGTTCGGTCCGAGGTACGGTCTCAAGATCAGAAGAAGGGTCGCGGCCGTTGAGGCCAAGATGAAGCAGAAGCACGTCTGCCCGGTCTGCGGAAGGAAGGCCGTCAGGAGGATAAGCACCGGCATATGGCAGTGCCAGAAGTGCGGAGCAACGTTCGCTGGTGGCGCTTACCTGCCAGTTACTCCAGCAGGAAAGGTCGCGAAGAGGGTTACCTCTTCGAAGGCCTGA